One window of Myxocyprinus asiaticus isolate MX2 ecotype Aquarium Trade chromosome 6, UBuf_Myxa_2, whole genome shotgun sequence genomic DNA carries:
- the LOC127443177 gene encoding CMRF35-like molecule 1: MGSIWIFLWLITGAECDYGGSANHSLSLKTEGSVTIPCHYEMKYTQRRKYWYSDIDRSCTYTNTTMRNLSVIDYPDQSLFTVTMRDLKWTHSGPYYCAVETDGQPAIFFLSYYLDIKPVPDLSVVSSSITGQEGGNISVQCLYSSGNKSKDKQWCRYKDQICYTSQNSSVQISDDGRESFSVVMTGLTESDSGWYWCSVGDRQVPVQLTVIKGKPGKKPQYLSISRFYCYIRKAAKMFLLLL; encoded by the exons ATGGGGTCCATTTGGATTTTTCTTTGGCTCATAACAG GTGCAGAATGTGACTATGGTGGCTCAGCGAACCATTCATTATCTCTTAAGACTGAAGGATCTGTCACTATCCCATGTCATTATGAGATGAAATACACACAGCGGAGGAAATACTGGTACTCAGATATTGATCGATCTTGTacttacacaaacacaacaatgagAAATCTGTCAGTAATTGATTATCCTGATCAGAGTCTCTTTACTGTGACTATGAGAGATCTGAAGTGGACACATTCTGGACCTTATTATTGTGCTGTAGAGACTGATGGACAACCAGCAATATTTTTCCTTTCTTATTATCTCGATATAAAACCTG TTCCTGATCTCTCTGTGGTGAGCAGCAGTATAACTGGACAGGAAGGTGGTAATATCAGTGTCCAGTGTCTCTACAGTTCTGGAAATAAGAGTAAAGACAAACAGTGGTGCAGATATAAAGATCAGATCTGTTACACATCCCAGAATTCATCAGTCCAGATCAGTGATGATGGGAGAGAATCCTTCAGTGTGGTGATGACTGGACTGACAGAGAGTGATTCTGGCTGGTACTGGTGTTCTGTAGGAGATCGACAGGTTCCTGTTCAACTCACTGTTATTAAGGGAAAACCAGGGAAAAAACCTCAGTATTTATCGATATCAAGATTTTATTGCTAcataagaaaagcagccaaaatGTTTCTACTTTTATTGTAA